The following are from one region of the Deltaproteobacteria bacterium genome:
- a CDS encoding DUF748 domain-containing protein produces MNLEERKRGLRHLAKAAIALAALALVYTLAGFLVLPWIIRPMIEEKGSGALARKVRVGELLLNPWTLSATVRGLSVKDPDGEDFVRASEIHANLSILSLTSLSLHIEESALREPYIRIVRKPDGSFNFSDILERYRPKDKAPKEPKDPFPIYLGLFDVTNASFVLDDHIKKVSHKLKDASFSVSEFSTLVRYREKNVLFDLAFLADGAKIAVKALSRPFAKDRGATLQISVSGLDLPRYMAYAPLPQGLTVSSARLDLKTEIDYRADAKGGDFILKGRVTLSDLAVLEGADLPLASVSRIVTDIATSRLSARDIHVASVQVSKPVIHVRRDERGKTNLEKILASVKEQPTNGETATPENGKAPALAGQAAPAEFMVDNMVMEAGQVFFTDRSNSSPFSSTLSPINLTVANLSSQPEKAADFSLSVETSNREAIKASGRFGLSPLGASGRVSVSDISLKSYFPYYAKMLRAEPPEGSLSVSTDFVADLENPEPGKMPRVILNNLAVLLNGFAIREKGGREAVVMVPSLTVKVAEADLAAQKARVREIASSGGAVRMVMEKDGKVSLLSLVAPSTPARSGLKKQASSRSAAAPWAVDADKVRLSGYHVDFTDKSPRTPVKVRLSDLEFSASGLSTRKGDTAEMDFSARVQQKGYLQARGEVGAEPLSANLSLLARGLDIRTAAPYWQDLTGIMVTKGRVETKGRLTLSAARAGRPPRVNFSGDAAILDFASSDKKTREDFFNFASLRLLRIKAGNTPLAVSVDRMGLDSFYSRVVIHPDGSVNLKSLLPPGKSKAAPAPAASPSVGRKSPPPDVRIREFTLSRGRFNFTDNLIKPNYSANYTDMTGLISGLSTDENSRAGVNLTGRFGSQAPVTVKGEISPLIPKIFADIEVKVSDMELPAFSPYSGRFIGRLIEKGKLALTLIYKVRDNKLTGANKIVLDQFTLGGKVESPDATSLPVGLAIALLKDRNGVIDLDLAVTGDMNDPEFSVVGIVFKIIKNLIVKIVSSPFALLGSVFGGGEDLQFADFAAGKSEIGKETGQKLDSLEKALFERPGLTLDIRGDADPAADAEALRAIGFENLLKRQMLKKPDAEEKTLEDVTIPADQYPALIAQAFAASEFPKPVDKEGKPRPVPPQEMEALLRTHVRVTDGQLRILAHERAMAAKEYILGKGRVEAARVFILEPEPMTKAEGRKPRTTFSIR; encoded by the coding sequence ATGAACCTGGAAGAGAGAAAACGAGGCCTGCGCCATCTTGCAAAGGCGGCCATCGCGCTTGCAGCCCTGGCCCTGGTTTACACACTGGCGGGCTTTCTGGTGCTGCCCTGGATAATTCGCCCGATGATTGAGGAAAAGGGCTCCGGGGCGCTTGCCCGAAAGGTGCGGGTAGGAGAGCTTCTACTCAACCCCTGGACCCTTTCGGCCACCGTCAGGGGGCTTTCCGTCAAAGACCCCGACGGAGAGGACTTTGTAAGAGCGTCCGAGATTCACGCCAATCTCTCGATCCTTTCCCTGACCTCCCTCTCCCTCCACATCGAGGAGTCAGCCCTCAGGGAGCCTTACATCCGGATCGTGAGAAAGCCGGACGGGTCGTTCAACTTTTCCGACATCCTCGAAAGATACCGCCCGAAGGACAAGGCCCCCAAGGAGCCCAAGGACCCCTTTCCCATTTACCTCGGCCTTTTTGACGTGACAAACGCGTCCTTTGTGCTGGACGACCATATCAAGAAGGTCAGCCACAAGCTGAAGGACGCCTCTTTCTCGGTTTCGGAGTTTTCGACCTTAGTCCGGTACAGGGAAAAGAACGTCCTGTTCGACTTGGCTTTTCTGGCCGACGGCGCAAAGATTGCAGTAAAGGCCTTAAGCCGCCCCTTTGCGAAGGACCGGGGCGCCACCCTCCAGATCAGCGTTTCCGGCCTCGACCTGCCCCGTTACATGGCCTATGCCCCTCTGCCGCAGGGCTTGACCGTTTCCTCCGCCAGACTGGACCTTAAAACCGAAATAGACTATCGCGCGGACGCAAAGGGCGGGGACTTTATCCTAAAGGGCCGGGTGACGCTTTCAGACCTGGCGGTCCTTGAAGGCGCGGACCTGCCCCTGGCCTCCGTCAGCCGGATCGTGACGGATATAGCCACCTCCCGCCTCTCGGCCCGCGACATTCACGTGGCGTCCGTTCAGGTTTCAAAGCCCGTGATCCACGTCAGGCGAGATGAACGGGGAAAGACCAACCTGGAAAAAATCCTGGCCTCCGTAAAGGAGCAGCCGACGAACGGCGAAACCGCCACCCCGGAAAACGGGAAGGCCCCGGCATTGGCCGGTCAGGCCGCCCCTGCGGAATTTATGGTGGACAACATGGTGATGGAAGCCGGGCAGGTGTTTTTCACCGACCGGTCCAATTCTTCGCCGTTTTCCTCAACGCTTTCGCCCATAAACCTTACGGTGGCCAATCTTTCCAGCCAGCCGGAGAAAGCCGCCGATTTCTCCCTTTCCGTGGAAACATCCAACCGGGAGGCAATAAAGGCATCAGGCAGGTTCGGCCTTTCCCCTCTTGGCGCTTCGGGCAGGGTTTCGGTTTCAGACATAAGCCTCAAAAGCTATTTCCCGTATTACGCGAAAATGCTCCGGGCCGAGCCCCCTGAAGGCTCGCTTTCCGTAAGCACCGACTTCGTGGCCGACCTGGAAAACCCGGAGCCCGGTAAAATGCCCAGGGTGATCCTGAACAACCTGGCAGTTCTCTTGAACGGCTTCGCCATAAGGGAGAAGGGCGGGCGCGAGGCAGTGGTTATGGTTCCCAGCCTCACCGTGAAGGTTGCCGAGGCGGACCTGGCCGCGCAGAAGGCAAGGGTGCGTGAGATTGCTTCAAGCGGAGGGGCTGTCCGCATGGTGATGGAAAAAGACGGCAAGGTCAGCCTGCTTTCCCTGGTCGCGCCGTCCACCCCGGCCCGGTCCGGCCTCAAAAAACAGGCATCTTCGCGCTCCGCCGCAGCCCCCTGGGCCGTGGACGCGGACAAGGTGCGCCTGTCGGGTTATCATGTGGATTTTACGGATAAATCCCCCAGGACACCCGTCAAGGTGCGTTTGTCCGACCTTGAATTTTCGGCGTCCGGCCTCTCCACCCGCAAGGGGGATACGGCTGAAATGGACTTTTCCGCCAGGGTTCAGCAAAAAGGCTACTTGCAGGCCAGGGGCGAGGTGGGGGCGGAACCTCTTTCGGCGAACCTGAGCCTTCTGGCAAGGGGCCTGGACATAAGGACCGCCGCTCCCTACTGGCAGGACCTTACCGGGATCATGGTCACAAAGGGGCGCGTTGAGACCAAGGGCAGGCTGACCCTTTCCGCCGCCAGGGCGGGCCGCCCGCCCAGGGTGAATTTTTCGGGGGACGCCGCCATACTGGATTTCGCATCCTCCGACAAAAAGACGAGGGAGGATTTTTTCAATTTCGCCTCCCTCAGACTTCTGCGGATCAAGGCCGGAAACACCCCCCTGGCCGTTTCGGTGGACAGGATGGGCCTGGACAGTTTCTATTCCCGCGTGGTCATCCACCCGGACGGCTCGGTCAATCTCAAAAGCCTTCTCCCCCCCGGAAAAAGCAAGGCGGCCCCTGCCCCGGCGGCCAGCCCTTCGGTCGGCAGGAAATCGCCGCCCCCGGACGTACGCATAAGGGAGTTCACCCTTTCCAGGGGGCGTTTCAACTTTACGGACAACCTCATCAAACCCAACTACAGCGCCAATTACACGGACATGACTGGCCTCATATCCGGGCTTTCGACCGATGAAAACTCCAGGGCCGGAGTGAACCTCACGGGCCGGTTCGGCAGCCAGGCCCCGGTTACGGTAAAAGGGGAGATCTCCCCTCTGATTCCCAAGATTTTCGCCGATATCGAGGTGAAGGTTTCGGACATGGAGCTTCCGGCCTTCTCCCCCTATTCGGGACGGTTCATAGGAAGGCTCATCGAAAAGGGCAAGCTGGCTCTTACGCTTATCTACAAGGTACGGGACAACAAGCTGACAGGCGCGAACAAGATAGTTCTCGACCAGTTCACCCTGGGCGGCAAGGTTGAAAGCCCCGACGCCACCAGCCTGCCCGTGGGGCTCGCCATAGCCCTTTTGAAGGACCGGAACGGGGTCATCGACCTCGACCTTGCCGTTACGGGCGACATGAACGACCCGGAATTCTCGGTGGTGGGAATAGTTTTCAAGATAATCAAAAACCTGATCGTCAAGATCGTCTCCTCGCCCTTCGCCCTCCTGGGCTCGGTGTTCGGCGGGGGGGAGGACCTCCAGTTCGCGGATTTTGCGGCGGGAAAAAGCGAAATAGGCAAGGAGACCGGACAGAAACTGGACTCCCTGGAAAAGGCCCTTTTCGAGAGGCCGGGCCTTACCCTTGACATCCGGGGCGACGCGGACCCGGCGGCCGATGCGGAAGCCCTTCGGGCAATCGGGTTTGAAAACCTGCTCAAAAGGCAGATGCTCAAAAAGCCGGACGCGGAAGAAAAGACCCTTGAAGACGTTACGATTCCTGCGGATCAATACCCGGCCCTCATAGCCCAGGCATTCGCAGCATCGGAATTTCCGAAACCGGTCGACAAGGAGGGAAAGCCCCGGCCTGTGCCCCCCCAGGAAATGGAGGCGCTTTTGCGCACCCACGTCAGGGTGACCGACGGCCAGTTGCGCATTCTTGCCCACGAAAGGGCTATGGCCGCCAAGGAATACATACTGGGAAAAGGCAGGGTGGAGGCGGCGAGGGTCTTCATCCTGGAGCCCGAACCCATGACGAAGGCCGAGGGGCGCAAGCCGAGAACCACCTTCAGCATCCGATGA
- a CDS encoding OFA family MFS transporter yields the protein MDREARIKGWTVTLAGTGINLALGILYTWSIFKVAIEASITKGGPDAFAWDKASLNDPYALCCLVFSFAMIFAGRLQDRVGPRITAFVGGILVGAGFIWISQTHAYVSWVLGFGVLVGAGLGFGYGSATPPALKWFPPAKTGLIAGIVVSGFGLASVYIAPLAEYLVGNWGLQKTMLFFGVAFCIVVCGLSMLLKNPPPGYSPTGQPPPAPKKKGGKGKVKGQPAAKSAQAAQLNTGPMGILKTGRFWMLWLLFFIGAGAGLMVISSVGGMAKKSLGEASFIAVAMLAIGNAGGRILAGFLSDKIGRIRTLTIMLSFQAVLMFLAIGLVKGGNPFALVALATLIGFNYGTNLSLFPSITKDLWGLSNFGINYGFVFSAWGVGGLVFSRLSEMLKAASGNFDSSFMTAGLMLVIGALLTILLGEKAKA from the coding sequence ATGGACCGCGAAGCAAGAATCAAGGGATGGACCGTCACCCTGGCGGGAACCGGAATCAACCTCGCCCTGGGCATTTTGTACACCTGGTCCATATTCAAGGTGGCCATCGAGGCTTCCATAACAAAGGGAGGGCCGGACGCCTTCGCCTGGGACAAGGCTTCCCTCAACGACCCCTACGCTCTCTGCTGCCTTGTTTTCTCCTTTGCCATGATATTTGCCGGAAGGCTCCAGGACAGGGTGGGGCCGCGCATAACGGCCTTCGTCGGCGGAATCCTGGTTGGCGCGGGCTTTATCTGGATTTCCCAGACCCACGCCTACGTCTCGTGGGTCCTTGGCTTCGGCGTCCTTGTGGGAGCGGGCCTGGGCTTCGGCTACGGAAGCGCCACGCCGCCCGCGCTCAAGTGGTTTCCACCCGCCAAAACGGGCCTTATCGCGGGCATCGTGGTATCCGGTTTCGGCTTGGCTTCTGTTTACATAGCGCCGCTTGCCGAATACCTCGTGGGTAACTGGGGGCTCCAAAAGACCATGCTCTTTTTCGGAGTGGCCTTCTGCATTGTGGTGTGCGGGCTTTCAATGCTTCTTAAAAATCCTCCTCCTGGCTACTCCCCCACGGGCCAGCCGCCCCCCGCCCCAAAGAAAAAGGGCGGCAAGGGAAAGGTCAAGGGACAGCCCGCCGCAAAATCGGCACAGGCGGCCCAGCTCAACACAGGGCCTATGGGCATTCTCAAAACCGGCAGGTTCTGGATGCTGTGGCTGCTCTTTTTCATAGGCGCGGGAGCTGGCCTCATGGTCATATCCTCTGTCGGGGGCATGGCGAAAAAGAGCCTTGGGGAGGCCTCCTTCATCGCCGTGGCCATGCTGGCCATAGGAAACGCCGGGGGAAGGATTCTGGCCGGGTTTCTGTCGGACAAGATCGGCAGGATAAGAACCCTCACCATAATGCTCTCGTTCCAGGCCGTTCTCATGTTTCTGGCCATAGGGCTCGTCAAGGGAGGAAACCCGTTCGCCCTGGTCGCCCTGGCCACCCTCATCGGCTTCAACTACGGAACCAACCTTTCGCTCTTTCCGTCCATCACCAAGGACCTGTGGGGGCTTTCCAATTTCGGCATAAACTACGGATTCGTCTTTTCGGCCTGGGGAGTGGGCGGACTCGTTTTCAGCCGCCTTTCGGAGATGCTGAAGGCCGCTTCGGGAAATTTCGACTCCTCGTTCATGACAGCAGGGCTCATGCTGGTGATAGGTGCGCTTTTAACGATTCTTCTGGGGGAAAAAGCAAAGGCGTGA
- a CDS encoding aminotransferase class III-fold pyridoxal phosphate-dependent enzyme, with the protein MLKTYSYEQSQALFDRAAKVIPCGIYGHMSPAPLIPPSDYPFYAQSGAGSRFTDVDGNEFIDYMCAYGPMVLGYNHPKVEDAAKKQRKLGNCITAPGPVMVELAEKLTDLVTGADWAFFAKNGGDTTTYAVMIARAATGRKKVVAIKGGYHGVAPWTQGYGHHGVIHEDADNILRIPWNDVAAFEKVIAENPDNVAAFMATPYHHPTFADNEMPADGYWARIEALCRKKGIVLIVDDIRCGFRLDVHGSHAYFGFKPDLVCFCKAIGNGYPISALVGTEALKNDAARVFYTGSYWFSAVPMAAALACITELERINGPKIMLEWGQKLLDGMVEIAKSHGYDLRVSGAPSMPYLRLTDDPSLVLMQKWCGECTRRGAYFTSHHNWFVSTAHNDDDMQKTFDIVDDAFRAVKQGGI; encoded by the coding sequence ATTTTGAAGACCTATTCATATGAACAGTCCCAGGCCCTTTTCGACCGGGCCGCAAAGGTGATTCCGTGCGGCATATACGGGCACATGAGCCCGGCCCCGCTGATACCGCCGTCCGATTACCCCTTTTACGCCCAAAGCGGTGCGGGGTCGCGTTTCACCGACGTGGACGGCAACGAGTTCATCGACTACATGTGCGCCTACGGCCCCATGGTTCTGGGATACAATCATCCCAAGGTGGAGGATGCCGCCAAAAAACAGCGCAAGCTGGGAAACTGCATAACGGCCCCCGGCCCTGTTATGGTGGAGCTTGCCGAAAAGCTCACCGATCTGGTTACAGGGGCTGACTGGGCCTTTTTCGCCAAGAACGGCGGCGACACCACCACCTACGCCGTCATGATCGCGCGGGCCGCAACGGGCCGTAAGAAGGTGGTGGCCATCAAGGGCGGCTACCACGGGGTGGCCCCCTGGACCCAGGGTTACGGGCATCATGGCGTCATCCATGAGGACGCCGACAATATCCTGCGGATTCCCTGGAACGACGTGGCCGCATTCGAGAAGGTGATCGCCGAGAACCCCGATAACGTGGCCGCCTTCATGGCCACGCCCTATCACCATCCCACATTTGCCGACAACGAAATGCCCGCCGACGGATACTGGGCCAGGATCGAGGCCCTGTGCCGGAAAAAGGGCATAGTCCTCATCGTGGACGACATCCGCTGCGGCTTCCGCCTGGATGTTCACGGCAGCCACGCCTACTTCGGTTTCAAGCCTGATTTGGTCTGCTTCTGCAAGGCCATAGGAAACGGCTACCCCATATCCGCCCTCGTGGGAACCGAGGCCCTCAAAAACGACGCAGCCAGGGTGTTCTACACCGGCTCCTACTGGTTCTCCGCAGTGCCCATGGCGGCGGCCCTTGCCTGCATCACAGAGCTTGAGCGCATCAACGGCCCGAAAATCATGCTGGAATGGGGGCAGAAACTTCTTGACGGCATGGTGGAGATAGCAAAGAGCCACGGATACGACCTCAGGGTCTCAGGCGCGCCGTCCATGCCATATCTGCGACTGACCGACGACCCGTCGCTGGTTCTCATGCAGAAATGGTGCGGCGAGTGCACCCGGCGCGGGGCCTATTTCACAAGCCACCACAACTGGTTCGTTTCCACAGCCCATAATGATGACGACATGCAGAAAACCTTCGACATAGTTGACGACGCTTTCCGGGCCGTCAAGCAGGGAGGGATTTGA
- a CDS encoding transketolase: MISQEEISKLEAVAWSLRKDIIDVTGWAGGAHIGGGLSVLDILVHLFFKAANVDPKRPDWEDRDRIVLSKGHAGVAYAPVLARKGYFDFDLLKDFNKFKSPFGMHLDGCKVKGVDVSTGSLGHGLPIALGLALGARLQKKSWRTFCILGDGECNEGSVWEAAMAAAHFKVTNLVTFVDRNRLMIDGPTEDVMGLEPFADKWRAFGFLVNEIDGHSFSEIDSAVQFALSEKSGPVVIIANTVKGKGVDFMENQVKWHYGGLDSELVTKAKASVDRYYGKA, encoded by the coding sequence GTGATAAGCCAGGAGGAGATTTCAAAACTCGAAGCCGTGGCCTGGTCCTTGCGCAAGGACATCATAGACGTCACGGGCTGGGCCGGAGGCGCTCACATCGGCGGCGGGCTCTCGGTTCTGGACATTCTGGTCCACCTTTTTTTCAAGGCGGCCAACGTGGACCCGAAAAGGCCCGACTGGGAGGACCGCGACCGCATAGTGCTTTCCAAGGGCCACGCGGGGGTCGCCTACGCCCCGGTGCTGGCGCGCAAGGGCTATTTCGACTTTGATCTTCTGAAGGATTTCAACAAGTTCAAGTCACCCTTCGGAATGCACCTGGACGGTTGCAAAGTAAAGGGCGTGGACGTCTCCACAGGCTCCCTGGGCCACGGCCTGCCCATAGCCTTGGGGCTTGCCCTGGGGGCACGCCTCCAGAAAAAATCCTGGCGCACCTTCTGTATTTTGGGCGACGGCGAGTGCAACGAGGGCTCGGTGTGGGAGGCCGCAATGGCGGCGGCTCACTTCAAGGTGACCAACCTCGTCACCTTTGTCGACCGCAACCGGCTGATGATAGACGGCCCCACCGAAGACGTCATGGGCCTTGAGCCTTTCGCCGACAAGTGGCGGGCCTTCGGATTTCTCGTAAACGAAATCGACGGCCACAGCTTTTCCGAGATTGACTCTGCCGTTCAATTCGCCCTTTCCGAAAAAAGCGGCCCCGTTGTCATCATCGCCAACACGGTGAAGGGCAAGGGCGTGGATTTCATGGAAAACCAGGTGAAGTGGCATTACGGCGGACTTGATTCGGAATTGGTGACCAAAGCCAAGGCGTCCGTTGACCGTTATTACGGGAAAGCCTGA
- a CDS encoding transketolase family protein, with translation MATGLTWTVYDADSMTQAEIYGKVLCDLGAMNPKIVGLSADLAKSTKIGSFGDKFPDRFFNVGIAEQNLFGVAAGLAKSGLLPFVSTMAAFASMRAAEQVRTDICYQHLDCKIIATHAGASFGQAGSTHHCTEDLAIMRSFAGMTVIVPADGIETALAVRACVDWPGPVYIRIGRGFEPRFYDNEDYGFKIGKAVTVSEGTDVTLIATGVTVLPCAEAAKILKEQDGLSVRVLNMHTIKPMDAEAVMNAVKETRRIITFEEHNVYGGLGTSVAEVIARSGKGCAFASVGIPDCFCEVGYPEDLYTHYGLDTDGVVTKVREVMKIEFEEDEDWEDEV, from the coding sequence ATGGCTACAGGTTTGACCTGGACGGTCTACGACGCTGACTCCATGACCCAGGCCGAGATTTACGGCAAGGTCTTGTGCGACTTGGGGGCCATGAACCCCAAAATTGTGGGGCTTTCGGCTGACTTGGCCAAGTCCACCAAAATCGGCAGTTTCGGCGACAAGTTCCCGGATCGCTTCTTCAACGTGGGCATCGCCGAGCAGAACCTCTTCGGCGTCGCGGCGGGGCTGGCCAAGTCCGGCCTTCTGCCCTTCGTCTCCACCATGGCTGCCTTCGCGTCCATGAGGGCGGCGGAGCAGGTGCGCACCGACATCTGCTACCAGCATCTCGACTGCAAGATCATCGCCACCCACGCCGGGGCATCCTTCGGGCAGGCTGGCAGCACCCACCATTGCACCGAAGACCTCGCCATCATGCGCTCCTTCGCGGGCATGACCGTCATCGTGCCTGCGGACGGTATCGAAACGGCGCTTGCGGTGAGGGCCTGCGTGGACTGGCCAGGCCCTGTGTACATCAGAATCGGACGCGGTTTCGAGCCTCGTTTTTACGATAATGAGGACTATGGCTTCAAAATCGGAAAGGCAGTCACCGTATCCGAGGGAACCGACGTCACCCTCATAGCCACGGGCGTTACGGTGCTGCCCTGCGCCGAGGCCGCAAAAATCCTCAAGGAACAGGACGGCCTTTCTGTGCGCGTCTTAAACATGCACACCATAAAGCCCATGGACGCCGAAGCCGTCATGAACGCGGTGAAGGAAACCCGCCGCATAATCACCTTCGAGGAACACAACGTGTACGGCGGACTGGGAACCTCCGTGGCAGAGGTCATAGCCCGGTCCGGCAAGGGCTGTGCCTTCGCGTCCGTCGGAATTCCCGACTGCTTCTGCGAGGTTGGCTACCCCGAAGACCTCTACACCCACTATGGCCTCGATACCGATGGCGTTGTGACCAAAGTGAGGGAGGTCATGAAGATAGAATTTGAAGAGGATGAGGACTGGGAAGACGAAGTCTAG
- a CDS encoding tetratricopeptide repeat protein: MIKSLGKKLGIKKKADVKALWREKNEALVAAMKEGRISDAREAAQELLELAESKLSRNDPETATSYCNMGMVLLVEKEHELAEECFREALALRRKIFGPDHKETALIYLNLIELYRQMAQAVLYRTVETTDLKEDQED; the protein is encoded by the coding sequence GTGATTAAATCCCTGGGCAAAAAGCTGGGAATTAAGAAAAAGGCCGATGTAAAGGCCCTGTGGCGGGAAAAAAACGAGGCCCTGGTTGCGGCCATGAAGGAAGGCCGCATATCCGACGCCCGCGAGGCGGCCCAGGAGCTTCTTGAGCTGGCGGAGTCCAAACTTTCAAGAAACGACCCGGAAACCGCCACCAGCTACTGCAACATGGGCATGGTGCTTCTTGTGGAAAAGGAGCACGAACTGGCCGAGGAATGTTTCCGGGAGGCCCTGGCGCTCCGCCGCAAAATCTTCGGGCCTGATCACAAGGAAACGGCCCTCATCTATCTGAATCTCATCGAACTTTACAGGCAGATGGCCCAGGCCGTCTTATACCGCACCGTGGAAACCACGGATCTCAAAGAGGACCAGGAGGACTGA
- a CDS encoding tetratricopeptide repeat protein, with amino-acid sequence MARILAISLTFFLLFCQNLYAEAPAQRKVDAVWSEKSQAILTLITQKKFSKAVDASEKLLAELAKRKMQESYEASTTLNNLGVAYMYNQQVENAHAALVKALAIRIKVLGKDDPETAAVWLNLAELHLEMAKSYRAQYERIAKAIKAKAGKAAPGGKK; translated from the coding sequence GTGGCCAGAATTCTTGCGATATCGTTAACCTTCTTCCTTCTTTTCTGCCAGAACCTTTACGCGGAAGCCCCGGCCCAGCGCAAGGTCGATGCGGTTTGGTCCGAAAAGAGCCAGGCGATTCTCACCCTCATCACCCAGAAGAAATTTTCCAAGGCCGTGGATGCATCAGAAAAACTTCTCGCCGAACTCGCCAAGCGGAAAATGCAGGAAAGCTACGAGGCATCCACCACGCTGAACAATCTGGGCGTGGCCTACATGTATAACCAGCAGGTTGAAAACGCCCACGCGGCCCTGGTGAAGGCCCTTGCCATAAGAATAAAGGTGCTGGGGAAAGACGACCCGGAAACGGCGGCGGTGTGGCTGAACCTTGCCGAGCTTCACCTTGAGATGGCCAAATCCTACAGGGCGCAGTACGAACGCATCGCCAAGGCCATAAAGGCCAAGGCCGGCAAGGCTGCTCCCGGCGGGAAAAAATAG
- a CDS encoding ShlB/FhaC/HecB family hemolysin secretion/activation protein, translating into MRKRAFTAMVMGMALVLATLAPAAWAGQDLPAGLNPGAIEKSLQPRVGQTPSAAPEIRIGQDSTGKLQGGDGVEFKLTEITFDGNQVFTDQELTQAVAPFIGLVIGVNDLAKVVDTVTNYYVSRGYILSRAYLPQQSIKDGKVIIAMVEGRLGAIYVKGNQRYKADLIRRVMDLIRKENAVTTESLERSLLLLNDYPGLSVKSTLVRGQEPGTTDIVVDVTEAKWWQAGFDYNNFGSEYVSPHRLGFSLTFLNPFGYGDRMSFRYMTGTNGGAEEGPLWYLRADYDFPVNRYGTRVGVALSRLNYDLGQELEILDIEGRSDLMSVWASHPIWRTRNLSLWADAGFDFKRIQNKMFDELMYEEDLHNLRFGSHMEWIDGHSGQNLVTVNVTKGLSDDVIGSRLYADGNFLKGEASYRRVQALPYNLTGLFSIFGQYSGARLPTAEEFSAGGAGTVRGWAMGDYSGDHGIVSTVEVRYPLLKTQLDWQAPSGSRGTWGLDAALFSDYGRVWVKDPLAAEQSDAMLWGWGLGLRAAWAPYGMAKIDYARPLKGDKPLDEGLDERGAWYLQLSLTY; encoded by the coding sequence GTGAGGAAAAGAGCTTTCACGGCAATGGTCATGGGAATGGCGCTGGTTCTGGCGACCCTGGCCCCAGCGGCATGGGCCGGGCAGGATCTGCCCGCCGGGTTGAACCCCGGAGCTATCGAAAAATCCCTGCAACCCCGTGTAGGTCAAACCCCTTCTGCAGCCCCTGAAATCCGGATCGGACAGGATTCCACGGGCAAGCTCCAGGGCGGCGACGGAGTGGAGTTCAAGCTCACAGAGATCACCTTCGACGGCAACCAGGTCTTCACCGACCAGGAACTGACCCAGGCCGTGGCCCCCTTCATAGGACTGGTGATAGGCGTCAACGACCTGGCCAAGGTGGTTGACACTGTCACCAACTACTACGTGTCCAGGGGCTACATCTTAAGCCGGGCCTATCTTCCCCAGCAGAGCATCAAGGACGGCAAGGTCATCATAGCCATGGTGGAAGGCCGCCTGGGAGCCATCTACGTGAAGGGCAACCAGCGCTACAAGGCCGACCTCATCAGACGGGTCATGGACCTTATCCGCAAGGAAAACGCAGTGACCACGGAGAGTCTTGAAAGAAGCCTGCTTCTTTTGAACGACTATCCGGGGCTTTCCGTCAAATCCACCCTGGTTCGCGGCCAGGAACCCGGCACCACCGACATAGTGGTGGACGTAACCGAGGCCAAATGGTGGCAGGCGGGTTTTGACTACAACAATTTCGGCAGCGAGTATGTCTCGCCCCACCGGCTCGGATTCAGCCTCACCTTTCTGAATCCCTTCGGATACGGCGACCGCATGAGCTTCCGTTACATGACAGGCACCAACGGCGGAGCCGAGGAAGGCCCCCTGTGGTATCTGCGGGCCGACTACGACTTCCCGGTCAACCGCTACGGCACACGGGTGGGCGTGGCCCTTTCCAGGCTCAATTACGATCTGGGCCAGGAGCTTGAGATTCTCGACATCGAGGGCAGAAGCGACCTCATGTCCGTCTGGGCCTCGCATCCCATATGGCGCACCAGGAACCTTTCCCTGTGGGCGGACGCCGGTTTCGATTTCAAGCGCATTCAGAACAAGATGTTTGATGAGCTGATGTACGAGGAAGACCTTCACAATCTCCGCTTCGGATCACACATGGAGTGGATTGACGGCCATTCGGGCCAGAACCTCGTGACAGTAAACGTCACCAAGGGCCTTTCCGACGACGTGATAGGCTCCAGGCTCTACGCGGACGGCAATTTCCTCAAGGGCGAGGCGAGCTATCGCCGCGTTCAGGCTCTCCCTTACAACCTCACGGGTCTTTTTTCCATTTTCGGCCAGTATTCGGGCGCGCGTCTTCCCACCGCCGAGGAGTTCTCGGCAGGCGGGGCGGGCACTGTCCGGGGCTGGGCAATGGGCGATTATTCCGGCGACCATGGTATCGTAAGCACCGTGGAAGTGCGCTATCCCCTTCTCAAGACGCAGCTCGACTGGCAGGCTCCTTCCGGTTCCAGGGGAACCTGGGGACTGGATGCCGCTCTCTTTTCGGATTACGGCAGGGTTTGGGTGAAAGACCCCCTCGCCGCCGAGCAGTCGGATGCAATGCTGTGGGGCTGGGGGCTGGGCCTTCGGGCCGCCTGGGCACCATACGGAATGGCCAAGATCGACTACGCCAGGCCGCTCAAGGGTGACAAGCCCTTGGACGAGGGCCTGGACGAACGCGGCGCTTGGTATCTTCAGCTTTCCCTCACATACTAA